From Stenotrophomonas nitritireducens, the proteins below share one genomic window:
- a CDS encoding glycerophosphodiester phosphodiesterase, with protein sequence MDSSAAQTYPQVSVYAHRGASALLPEHTLAAYAQAISDGADYIEPDLVMSKDGVMLARHENEIGSTTDVASHPEFASRRTRKLIDGQPVEGWFTEDFTVAELKTLYARERLPQIRGTAFDGQFRIATLDEIISFLVQQAGRANRGIGLAPEIKHGSYFRGIGLPMEDTLLSTLQANSYTKVAPILLQSFETANLRQIRGKLGKDSNIRLLQLLDSGDQKPADVALAGGSLTYAQMMTPAGLRDIAGYADAIGVERRALVPLDAQGKLGAPTALIGDAHAAGLQVVAYSFRPENPFLPPALRQGAENARNPEASVAEIRTYLQAGIDAFFTDDPALGRRAVDGGS encoded by the coding sequence ATGGACAGCTCAGCCGCGCAGACTTATCCCCAGGTTTCGGTGTACGCGCACCGTGGTGCCAGCGCGCTGCTGCCCGAGCACACCCTGGCCGCTTATGCACAGGCCATCAGCGACGGCGCCGATTACATCGAGCCGGACCTGGTGATGAGCAAGGACGGGGTGATGCTGGCCCGTCACGAGAACGAGATCGGTTCCACCACCGACGTCGCCAGCCATCCCGAGTTCGCCAGCCGCCGTACCCGCAAACTGATCGACGGGCAGCCGGTCGAAGGCTGGTTCACTGAAGACTTCACCGTCGCCGAGCTGAAAACGCTGTACGCCCGCGAACGCCTGCCGCAGATCCGCGGCACCGCTTTCGACGGCCAGTTCCGCATTGCCACCTTGGACGAGATCATCAGCTTCCTGGTGCAGCAGGCCGGCCGTGCCAACCGTGGCATCGGCCTGGCCCCGGAGATCAAGCACGGCAGCTACTTCCGCGGCATCGGCCTGCCGATGGAGGACACGTTGTTGAGCACCCTGCAGGCCAACAGCTACACCAAGGTGGCGCCGATCCTGCTGCAGTCGTTTGAGACTGCCAACCTGCGGCAGATCCGCGGCAAGCTCGGCAAGGACAGCAATATCCGCCTGCTGCAGCTGCTCGATAGCGGCGACCAGAAGCCGGCCGACGTGGCCTTGGCCGGTGGCAGCCTGACGTATGCACAGATGATGACCCCGGCCGGCCTGCGCGATATCGCAGGCTACGCCGATGCAATCGGCGTGGAACGACGCGCGCTGGTGCCGCTGGATGCACAGGGAAAACTGGGCGCACCCACCGCGCTGATCGGCGATGCCCATGCCGCCGGCCTGCAGGTGGTGGCGTATAGCTTTCGCCCGGAAAACCCGTTCCTGCCACCGGCACTGCGCCAGGGCGCGGAGAACGCACGCAACCCGGAAGCCTCGGTGGCCGAGATCCGCACCTATCTGCAGGCCGGCATCGATGCGTTCTTCACCGATGATCCGGCGCTGGGGCGGCGGGCGGTGGATGGTGGTTCTTAA